TACTTTGCTCCTGATGCGGCAATTGTAAATATCTCTTCCTCCCGGGACCGTATGAGTCAGCCACAGACTGAAAGCTACACTGCTGCTAAAGGCGGTATAGCAGCTCTTACGCACTCCCTTGCTGTCAGTCTTGCCGGGAAAGTTCGTGTAAATTCAATATCTCCCGGTTGGATCGATACCGCTTACACAAAATATGACGGTGCAGATGTGATTCAACACCCTGCCGGCCGCGTTGGGAATTCCCTGGATATTGCCAATATGGTACTATACCTTTGTTCCGATAAAGCAGGTTTTATCACTGGGGAAAATATATGTATTGACGGCGGCATGACGAAGCAGATGATATACCACAATGATTATGGATGGACTCTGAATCAGGAAAATAATTGAGAAAGAGGGGCGTATCACAATACATGATACCCCCACTTTGAAACCTTAAGTATTACATTTTCCGAACACAACCACTTCTGATTTACTGATATTTTTCATTCTATAAAATCCTAATCTAAAATCTTTCCGCCAATCGAAACTGTCACGACCTGCCATGGAATAAATTTTCCGCTGTTTTGCAGTGCTTTCTTTGCCGCCATTTCCAGGCCTCCGCAGCATGGCACTTCCATACGAAGAATTGTTACACTCTGAATCTCATTTTCCGCAATGATCTGTGTCAGCTTCTCACTGTAATCTCCTTCATCCAGCTTAGGACATCCAATAAGTGTTACTTTTCCACGCATAAACTCCTGATGTACATTTGCGTATGCATAAGCTGTACAATCTGCAGCAATCAACAGTTTCGCCCCATTAAAATACGGTGCATGTACCGGAACCAGTTTGATCTGGCATGGCCACTGTGCCAGCTGTGACGACTGTGCGGCACACTTTTGCTCGGTATTATGACCGCTTTCTGGATGAAGCTGTCTCATTCGCTGTCCCGGACAGCCGGAAAATTCTGTCGTTGACTGCTCTGCTTTTTTTCTCTGGTTTTCCAGCACTGCCTGCTCATCGTATGGGGCAGCCTCCCGCTCCACAAAACGGATTGCTCCTGTCGGACACTGCGGCAGACAGTCACCCAGACCGTCACAATAATCATCCCTTAACAGTTTTGCCTTTCCATCGACCATCCCGATTGCACCTTCATGACATGCAGCTGCACAGACTCCGCATCCGTTGCATTTTTCTTCATCTATCTGAATAATTCTTCTGATCATCTTGATTCCTCCCTTGTTTTTGTAGTTCAAGTATAGTACAATCAAGGCAATATTTCGGTTGTTATAACCACAGAAAGGAAGATTTTATGAAAAAAGTTCAGACCCCTCTGTTTCAGGGAATTACAGAAAATGAATGGAACGAAATGCAAAACTGCAGTTGCATGCGTCAGCAGTCTTTTGAAAAAAATGAACTTATTTTTCGAATGGGAGAATCCGTCCGAGAAATCGGAATTGTTCTGACGGGAAGTGTTAATATCGAAAATGTAGATCTCTGGGGAAATAAAAGTCTGCTGAGCAACATCTCGGCAGGACAAGTATTTGCAGAAACCTACGCTTTTTGTCAGGAGCCTTTGATGGTGAATGCAGTAGCCGCTGAATATACAAATCTTCTTTTCCTGAATCTGGAGACTTTGATGCAGCCCCGCTATAAAGATACTCTCTGGACGGACAAGATCATGCAGAATCTCCTTCGAATTTCCATTTACAAAAATCTCATCCTGTCCAACCGGATTTTCTGCACAACCCCAAAGACCATCCGGGGACGTCTGCTGATCTATCTGTCCTCTCAGGCGTCCAAAGCCGAAAGCACGGTCTTTCAAATTTCTTTTAACCGACAGGAACTGGCAGATTATCTCAACCTGGATCGCAGTGCCCTCTCGAAAGAACTTGGAAAAATGCGCGACGAAGGAATTCTGGAATTCCGCAAGAATCAATTCGTTCTTCACCAGCTGCCGGAGTAGTCTGTTCTCTCAGACTACTTCCCATCTGTAAACCTATACCTGATCAGATGAGATGAAGTCCACCTCTGAAAGTACGAGTTGCGGAATGTCCGGATCGCTATACCTCTTTCACTGTTACAGTTACCTGATCTCCAGGCTGTTTTCCAATCTTGTTTCTAATTTCTTTTCGGATTCCAATAATATAACAAATGCTACCGTCTGGATTTTTAACTCCCATATTTACAATATTAGAATTTAGAGAGTAATACTCGTTTCTATGTTTCATAGAGATGAAAACAAAGCGGGGCTGCCATCACAGCCCCGTAAAACCTCACTTTGTCACTGCGCCACCCGCAACATACGATATCCAATCCCCACATGTGTCTGGATATATTTCGGCTGAGATGGATTTTCTTCAATCTTCTTTCTGAGCGTTGCCATAAACACCCGCAAAGAAGCTACATCATTGTCCCAGGCACTTCCCCAGATTTCTTTCGTAATATATGTATGAGTCAATACCTTTCCAACATTTTTTGAAAGCAAAATCAGAAGTTTATATTCCGTGGATGTCATATGCAGTTCCTGCCCCTTTAAATACACACAGCCGGACACATAATCAATCCGCAGGTCTCCATTGACAAATTCTTTTTCTTCCTGAGATGAGCTGGATTCCATATACTGAAGTCTTCGCAGGATCACACGCAGTCTTGCCAGAAGCTCCTCTACAGAAAACGGCTTGGTCAGATAGTCATCCGCACCTGCATCCAACGCCTCAATCTTATCCCTGTCTTCACTCCGCGCACTGATCAC
This window of the Mediterraneibacter gnavus ATCC 29149 genome carries:
- a CDS encoding DUF1905 domain-containing protein, which encodes MKHRNEYYSLNSNIVNMGVKNPDGSICYIIGIRKEIRNKIGKQPGDQVTVTVKEV
- a CDS encoding Crp/Fnr family transcriptional regulator, with amino-acid sequence MKKVQTPLFQGITENEWNEMQNCSCMRQQSFEKNELIFRMGESVREIGIVLTGSVNIENVDLWGNKSLLSNISAGQVFAETYAFCQEPLMVNAVAAEYTNLLFLNLETLMQPRYKDTLWTDKIMQNLLRISIYKNLILSNRIFCTTPKTIRGRLLIYLSSQASKAESTVFQISFNRQELADYLNLDRSALSKELGKMRDEGILEFRKNQFVLHQLPE
- a CDS encoding 4Fe-4S binding protein, which produces MIRRIIQIDEEKCNGCGVCAAACHEGAIGMVDGKAKLLRDDYCDGLGDCLPQCPTGAIRFVEREAAPYDEQAVLENQRKKAEQSTTEFSGCPGQRMRQLHPESGHNTEQKCAAQSSQLAQWPCQIKLVPVHAPYFNGAKLLIAADCTAYAYANVHQEFMRGKVTLIGCPKLDEGDYSEKLTQIIAENEIQSVTILRMEVPCCGGLEMAAKKALQNSGKFIPWQVVTVSIGGKILD
- a CDS encoding SDR family oxidoreductase; amino-acid sequence: MFHNKVVVITGGAQGIGKCIAEEFKKNNAFVCIIDKQPNDYFVGDLAEKEVLHRFVETVIADYGKVDYLINNALPLMKGIEECSYEEFNYALKVGITAPFYLTKLFLPYFAPDAAIVNISSSRDRMSQPQTESYTAAKGGIAALTHSLAVSLAGKVRVNSISPGWIDTAYTKYDGADVIQHPAGRVGNSLDIANMVLYLCSDKAGFITGENICIDGGMTKQMIYHNDYGWTLNQENN
- a CDS encoding response regulator — encoded protein: MNKPLILAVEDDTAVRNLITTTLETQDYRFHTAANGAQAILEAASQKPDIMLLDLGLPDMDGVEVIKKIRSWSNLPIIVISARSEDRDKIEALDAGADDYLTKPFSVEELLARLRVILRRLQYMESSSSQEEKEFVNGDLRIDYVSGCVYLKGQELHMTSTEYKLLILLSKNVGKVLTHTYITKEIWGSAWDNDVASLRVFMATLRKKIEENPSQPKYIQTHVGIGYRMLRVAQ